In Equus quagga isolate Etosha38 chromosome 14, UCLA_HA_Equagga_1.0, whole genome shotgun sequence, the genomic stretch aatcatttattaatattataatttaaaaactaaaaagattttCATGATATGTTTTATCAAATGTGTGCTTTTAATATTTCAGGTattaaagatgaaatataaatacataaaattaataattatgtgGTTCAAAATTATGAGGCAGTGTGGAGGTAGACTTGGTGGATGTAGTCATCCTAAGTAAGTAATGACTTTCCATGATATTTGTAATATAACAAAGAAAGGTAAATTAAATAAGTTATATATTTACATGAATATATCAATTTTACTTCATATATATCATTTCAATAAATTCTGAGcttcaatcatttattttggtAGGTTGATTTTTTCCGAACTTTAATTTTGGAACTCTTTCTCAAATGTCTTGCAATCTCTAATCATTAAGTCACACCTAATAAAAAACCTTTAGAAAGTCGATTTGAAACTCTGGGTGATGAGTGAGTCTCACAGTTGATAGGATTTACCTTCAGTGCTCTAGTAGAGACCTCTTTCCTTCAATATAAGAAATCCTTACCCTTATAATCCTCAGTGTTTATAGGTCTTTTCTCAGGGACTTCCAATTTTGTCATAAAAGGATTCAGCAGTCTACTTACTGGAGGAATATATGACAGACTGCCAGTGTTCTTGATATTGAGTAGAAGAAGGATAATGGGGATCTCAAACTAAAATGTGAATATTGGATtcaatatttattggataaaaaACATCGTGATTCCACAATATATATACATTCACAGTCTTCAACATCTCCCTTGATATCTGTACTATTAAAGTAATTCTTTAAGGAAATCTGTGTGTTATATATCGCAAGGGGATATTGCAAAACACTAGACACAGGTGCTGTTATGGGAATTCAGCTAACCCctatcagagaaggaaaatacttaCGTTTGCACCACCTATAAGATCATgcacaaaaaagagaataattttataGTCATGCATATATCTGTGTGCTTATATGCGACTAAATACATATGAGGAATGAGAACAaacacaatataattttaatgaatgttagcaattttaatatttttaaagagtttttttctttatgtataagATATTTTAGGAGACAAGTTGGAAGCCCTTACAGTGTTTCAGAATGTTTCAATCAGTCTTGCAAACATTCATGTATTCTTTTATTGTAAGAATTTTTCTGTCAAGTGAGGTTCATGATAAATATTATGGCACTGTAGAAATTCATGCAGAGTTCAGGCTTATCATGCATACATCTTAAGTTAGGAATATTTAGATGACCAAGTATTGAGATAATATTGAAGATGATGATAAGATTAATAATTGATattctcaatatatatttgttacgTTTTTGAAAACATTTGAATAGTAccatattaaaacataaattctGCCATTTTTAATTGACATATCTCATATGATGAGTGCATTCAAAGGAGGATTATTCAGCAATACTATGATTCATTGAAAGTACATagtagggccggccccatggctgggtggttaagttcatacactctgcttcggtggcccagcgttttgccagtttggatcctgggtgcgaacatcacaccactcatcgggccatgctctggtggtgtcccacataacaaaaccagaaagacctacaactagaatatacaactatgtagcaggggctttggagggaagaagaagagataaacacaaaaattaaaaaaaaaaaattggcaacagatgttacctcaagtgccaatctttaaaaatatagataaataaaaaagaaaagaaaagaaattacatcaGATGTGTTTATGCAATTTCTGTCATCCTGTTCCTAATCTTAGCTATATATGTTCTTTAATATTGAGGGAAAAGATACAACAAATGTATATGTAGAGAACAGTTTTAGCACAGTTTTTAttccactttattattttttgattgaagtgaaattcacatgCCATCAAATGATCATTTAACAATGTACAATAGATTCCCTCTAGtgcattcacaatgctgtgcgaCTATCAGATCTATGTAATTCCAGGACATTTCCGTTGCCTCAAAGGGAAACTCTATAACCATTAAGCAGTCACTGCCTATGGTCCTATCCCTCCAGGCCCTGCCaacaattaattttctttctgattcaatGAATTGCCTATTCTGTGGATTCTATAAAGTTGAAATCATAAAACACTTAATCTTCgtttgttttttcacttagtGGAACATTTTCATAGTTCAGTTCTATAGAAGCATGCATCAGTATTTCATacttttatggatgaataataatCTCTTCTATGCATATGCCTCAATTGTTTATCCATGCGacaactgatggacatttggattccTTCCATTTCTTAGCTCACACTGCTACTATGAGCGTTTGTGGACAAGTTTTGTTGTTATACCTAAGTtcaattattttgattatattctTAGGTGttgaattgctgagtcatacaATGAGTGCATTTAATTATTTGAGTAATTACCAAACTGATTTCTACAGCTCCTGTGTAATTTTACATACTCTTCAGCTATGTATGAGGATTCTAATATGTTTCCAGAAATTTGCCAACACgtgctaatatttttctttaaatattgtagCCTTTTTAGGTTATacagtggtatcttattgtgggtttgatttgaaATTAatgatttgagcatcttttcatgtgcttgttgggtATTGTACAACTActttagagaaatatctgttcaaattcttGGCccatttaaaaaagatataagacaCATTGGAAGGTCAATAGATAAACTGCAGAAGTAATTCCTATCTGATCAGTAATTACATCAAAAGTACATGGATTAATCTTTCCAgttaaaaagaagagattggCAGATATCTGCTCTAGCCATCTGTATTCAGCATTGTCAGGACGTTCTAGCCAGGACTACtaggtaaaaaaaaatgaaatgtatattCCATGTGTCTTTCCCCTGGCTTCCTTAAGACAATCAGCATCATTGTGTTATTCTTTGGGATGAAGATTTTCTTGACAACTGAGATTTCAAATGCAAGTTTCAccatgttttgaaattttttaatagCTGCTGATTCCTTATACTAACTGAAAAGTTGTGCAGTGACAACATTTCTTAGTTCTTCTGCCATTTGAAAAACTTGCAAAATACAATGGATATTTATGTGGTGACATTCCAAAGGTGAGTACTGTCTCCACTTTACTTGCCCTTGATATCCAGCTTAAGAACTTTATATAAACCCCTCCTGAGCTCTTTGTTCTTGAGTGCATACACCACGGGGTTAAGGGCAGGAGGAATGACATTGTGTAGAACATTGAGTAGAACTGCGATGAGAGGAACTGTCATTGCTCTGCTATGGGTGATGGAAATGACAACAATGACTgtgtagaagaaaaatattaggatGAGGTGGGAAGTGCAGGTACTTAGGGCCTTGGATGCAGATTCTGCTGAGTTCCGCTTCAGCACAGAATGAAGTATCAAAGCATATGACAAAACAATCAAACCCAGGTCACTTCCCATGAGTGTCCAGGCGAGAAGTCGCTGGTAGATGCTGTTGATTGTCCTGTCATCACAGGATAGGCTAGTGACTCCAAGATTAGAGCACAGACAGTGCTCAATTTGGTTCTGGGAGCAGTAATTTCTCTGAGCAGCCAACATGGGCACTGGGATGGTAGACAGACTGTTCCTGAGCGCCATGAATACAGTTGCTTTGATCACAAAAGATTCAGTGATTATTGAAGGGTAGCGTAGGGGTTGGCAAATggctatatatctatctatagcCATGCAGAGAAAGATGCCTGACTCCATGCCCACAAAACAATGTATGACATACATCTGAGCAAAGCACTCAGGGAGACTGATGGTATTAGCATTAAACAATAAGATGGCTAGAATCTTGGGCATGATGGTGGTAGCCAGGCCCATGTCCACCACAGCCAAGATGCCCAGGAAGTGGTACATAGGCTGGTGTAGGGTTGCTTCTTGACTGATGATGATCAGGATAAGGATGTTGGCACTGAGAGCTAAGAGATAGAGCAgacccaggggcagggagagccAGTGCTGCCAGCTGTGAATGCCTGGGAATCCCATCAGAATGAACTGAGAGACCTGGAACTTAGAGCTGTTGGAATCTCTGAGATCCTGGAACATCCTTCACTGAGAGGAAAAGTATTCAAGGTTACTAGTCTTAATAACCTCTCTGACAGTACTTGAAAAGGAGTAACCCATGTTCATGATATTGAAGCGGGGAAATCATCTTTAAGTGTTCTTATCCCACCACTAACATTATTGGACATTTCTAATGAAACAGGAACTGTGGTTCACATTGTAGGTATTAACTCAGTTCATCATCACAAGGACCCCACGAGGCATGTCACATAATTTCCACATTATTGAGGAATAGGACATTAGAGAATATCAGGTCTTTGGTCCTTATCTTCCATCTTGTAAGCCTTGGAAAATGGACAAGAGGAAAATGATCTGATGCCCCAACCTGGCCTCTTAATCATTTTGCTAAAGCATTGGTTTCTCTAGAAACTTAATGTACAGAATAAGTGTAGGGATTTGTATTAATGGGGACAGTTAGGTAAGAGATTAGTATATAGAACATCTAAAAGAACTCTTTTTATTCAAGGACTTGAGAATTTGTGAATTAATCATGAGTATTATTTAGTATTAATTGAAATCTATGAGGTAATTTTGTATACCCATGTTTTAGTGAGGAAACTGATGTCTCAAATTGCTAATGACCTGATCAAAGGCAAGTAACCCTAAGAGAGAAATATGGTTTAAGGATCTCAGTGTTCTTTAAATCCAATTGACTCCGGTTTTGAGTACCTTTCCACTTCTAGGACACACTTTTTGCTTCTTAGAGGAAGCCAGATAGCCACACTATAAAGTCTAAAGCAGATGcttaaaaaaatgagtttcagGTCAATGCTTCTAAAATCCAATCACTCTATATCTAAGAAAATTCCTTGATTTAATCATGGACTCATTTTTAAGGTAAAAACTGAAGCAGATTTTCATGATATGTTTCTAAGTTATGTGTGCTATTTACTATTTGTTTCCTTTCAACATATCAAATATTAAAGACATAATATAAAGACTCAGAATTTTTGGAAAACATGTTTCAAAATTATGGTGTCTACAGAAGCACAGGTGGATATATACTCAGTGCACATATTCAACTTAACCCAATGGCATTCAATTGTacttaaaatataatgaagaaagGTGCGTTAAAGAAGATGCATATTTCTATGCACACATCTATTTTGCctcacatatattattttcataaccTATGAATTTTATAATCTATGTTTAtaactcatttgttttttatctttaattttggaaatatttctcaaattgttTGCCATCTTTGGCTATTAATTCAGACTAATAAAGAGTCTTTAGAGAGCTGATTTGAAACTCCAGGCGATGAGTGAGTCTCATCAATTGCTAGGATTCACCATTAGTGCTCTAGTAGGGacctctttgtttcattattgGCATCcttatttattaatgtttgtaGATATTTTATCATGGCCTTTCAATTTCTCCAAGATGAATCCAGCAATCACCATCCTGGAGAAATTTGTAACTGGCTCCCAGTGTTCTTGTCTTTGAGTGGTAGTACGGCACTGTGGTTCTTACACCTCTGTGAATATTGGTTCAACCCTCTGATGTTTTACAATACCTCATTCTTGGTCATCATCACACCTGATATATTTGCTTTCatagtatttattaaaatttcttcctagaataaatttacaaatattgtAAGAGGATAGTTACCATTGTTTAGAAGAGTGGCCTGATCAGAGATATCAAGTTATTCTTCATCCAGTTTTTCTACCTACAtccttgtttaatttttatgtgtctgCAGTGAAGGATGGTAGATTAGACACTGCAAAAAGCAACTTCTTGTAAATTGTAAAGCAACGTACTATGCAACAGTTAATAAGAGTGATTTTGAAGACCTCTCTTCTGTCATCACAAACTCTtagagcaaggaaaaaaaataagagaagaaaaaacaaagattgtgGACTGGGAAATAAAACTTAAACagttaaaatatactacaaattgGTAATGATTTCAGTtatagtatataaaaattatgcaataaaatatatacacatatgtgaaTATTAACGGGGAAGTGTCAAGAAGACAACAAACTAAGTATGCACATGACTTTTTAGGAAATAGAAATCATAAGGATAACACACTAAACACGTACCCCAAAATTTGGGAGGAAAtattacatcagacaaaataaaaacccaaaaaataaatgttggatgaAGATAACCTTTGAGAAACAATAGATGACATGCTTGATACAGAACAATGTAAGCTGAATGTATCAATTGTTTCATCTTCACATCTGATACAGTTTCCACcagaaaacagtagaaaatactgaaattatAGTTTTTACTTTAAATGAATGGCAACTTGTTAGCTTATCTTCAATTTCCTGTTGAGTAACATTGGTATGGAATTAATCTCATAattgaaaggcaaaaaaaagcCTTGCAATTTGCAgtataaacaaaaaatagtatGAGCTTACAATAAGAATCTGTTTCCTTACattctaaaattttcatcaaGTTACCTTCCGTCAGGCTTATAAATTTGTATTCCATGTCTGTAAGCAACATTATACTTTTCacagttttaaagaaattttcattaaGAAACTAAACTGTAGCaattcatatatgtgtatatacatatgtgttcACATGCATTTATAATTGATTATTGTGGAAATATGATAGGCTTTGAACTGTCTTATTAATAAATATCTGAGCTGAGTACAAATTGTCAGAGTGATTGAACAAATAGGATCATTACTTATTTCTCCCTCTCAGTAAATTTGAACAGTCAACTCTGAATTCTATGTGTTCATGCAACAGAAACAAGTAGAAAACTTAGGGAAAGAATAGATACCCATAAATTACGAGTAGTAAATATATCTCTGAGATTACTTGTGCTGTAGTCTTAAGAAGATATTTCCTAAATATGTGATAGATATCATGCTTATTATGTCCctcatgatttctttttatacttcTAGTGTTGATTACTaacattggttttatttttacctgAGAAGTTTAGGTTCCATTTTCATTACATTTGCAAAACTCTCAGTGAATACTCCCAGCTTATACCGAGTAATATAGTATTAACCACAAATTATATTATcctttttccaaaacaaatttaaaatggttTCAACACAGCTTAATTTTTCTGCAAGGAAATTCATATTATTCTGTGGGTTGGTAGGTATGTTGAAGTAGTAATATTAACATATGAATGTGGCCAGTTATAAAGCAGAATTTTTTATCATCTGTTGTCTATTCTCATTTCCAAACTGCATAGGAAATAAATTTGTTTCCTCACTAGAAAGCCCTCAATTTTACAACCCGTGTCCTTCTCTCAATGTGACTGTGGGTTCTTCCATGTAGGTTTTGCTTTCTAAAATGGATGAAACACGGTCACTGATAAGTCTCTCTAGAACTGAAGCAAGTAAGTTAGACTCTCATTCTTAGGAACAAGGGGAGGACAGGTAAGAAGCAAGAGTGTGCTGACCATCATCAAGAACTATTCGCCACCTCTCCTCCCATTTCTTCTTGTCATGGGGGTGATTCATACCTGACTTCCACCACAACAG encodes the following:
- the LOC124225830 gene encoding putative olfactory receptor 56B2, producing the protein MFQDLRDSNSSKFQVSQFILMGFPGIHSWQHWLSLPLGLLYLLALSANILILIIISQEATLHQPMYHFLGILAVVDMGLATTIMPKILAILLFNANTISLPECFAQMYVIHCFVGMESGIFLCMAIDRYIAICQPLRYPSIITESFVIKATVFMALRNSLSTIPVPMLAAQRNYCSQNQIEHCLCSNLGVTSLSCDDRTINSIYQRLLAWTLMGSDLGLIVLSYALILHSVLKRNSAESASKALSTCTSHLILIFFFYTVIVVISITHSRAMTVPLIAVLLNVLHNVIPPALNPVVYALKNKELRRGLYKVLKLDIKGK